The sequence CTGTCGGAGGCCCGCAACTACCTGCGCGTCGCCTGGTGGACGGCGCTCTTCCCCGGGCTCGCCGTCTCACTGACCGTCATCAGCCTGACCCTGGTCGGGCGCCGGCTCCAGCGCCGTTTCGAAGGGAGAAACTGATGGGCCTCATCGAGGTCGAGGATCTGCGGGTCGCCTTCCCGAGGTCCGGCGTGGAGGCCGTGCGGGGGGTGAGCCTGTCGATCGAGGCGGGCGAGTGCGTGGCGATCGTCGGCGAGTCGGGCTCGGGCAAGAGCGTCACGGCCAGGACCCTGGTCGGGCTGACCGGTCCCGGCGCGACGGTGACGGCCACGAGATTCACCGTGAAGGGCAAGGACGCGCTCCGGTTCGGGGCGCGGGACTGGCGGCGGCTGCGCGGCCGGTTCGCCGGACTGGTGCTGCAGGACGCGCTCGTCTCACTCGACCCGCTCCGCACGGTCGGCGACGAGATCGCCGAGGTGCTGTCCACCCATGACGTGGTACCCCGCGCGAACCGCGGGACGAAGGTGATCGAGCTGCTCGACGCGGTCGGGGTGCCGGAGCCGGGGGTGCGCGCCCGGCAGTACGCCCACCAGCTCTCCGGGGGGCTGCGCCAGCGCGCCCTCATCGCCTCGGCCATCGCCGCCGACCCGCCGCTGATCATCGCCGACGAGCCGACCACCGCGCTCGACGTCACCGTGCAGGCCCAGATCCTGCGCCTGCTCGCCGCCCGCAAGGCCGCGGGCACCGCACTGCTCATGATCAGCCACGACCTGGCGGTGGTCTCCTCCATCGCCGACCGGGTCCTGGTCATGAAGGACGGCGTGGTCGTCGAGGAGGGGCCGACCGACCGAGTGCTGTCCGAGCCCGGACACGACTACACGAAGCTGCTGCTGGCCGCCGTACCCTCGGCCGCCTCGCGCGGCACCCGCCTGTCGGCCGTCGCCGCCGGCGGCGTCTCGCTGCGCACCCCGCTGCCCGAGCGGCGCGTGGATCACAGCTCGCCGGTCGTGCAGGTCTCGGGCCTGTCCGCCGCGTACGGCTCCCGCCGGGTGGTGGACGACGTCTCCTTCGAGGTCTATCCCGGTGAGACCGTCGGCATCGTGGGGGAGTCGGGCTCGGGCAAGACGACCGTCGCCCGGCTCGTCCTGGGCCTGCTGGCGCCCATCTCCGGGGAGGTGCGGCTGAACGGCGCCCCCTGGTCCGGGATCGCCGAGCGCAGGCGCCGCCCCCATCGCGCCGGCATCCAGGTGATCTCCCAGAACCCGCTCGACTCCTTCGACCCCCGCTACACCGTCGGCCGCCTGGTCGCCGAGCCTCTCGGCGGGTCCTCCAGGGACAGGAGGACCCGGGTGGCCGAGTTGCTGGAGCGGGTGGGCCTGCCGGCCGACATCGCCGGACGCCACCCCCGGCGGCTCTCCGGCGGGCAGCGCCAGCGGGTGGCCATCGCCAGGGCCCTCGCCCCCCGGCCCGACGTGCTCGTCTGCGACGAGCCGGTCTCCGCGCTGGACGTGTCGATCCAGGCCCAGGTGCTCGACCTGCTCGCGGAGATCCAGGCGGCCGACGGGACCGCGCTGCTCTTCATCTCCCACGACCTCGGGGTGGTGCACCACATCAGCGACCGGGTGCTGGTCATGCGTAAAGGCCGGGTCGTGGAGGAGGGGCACGTGGACGAGGTGTTCTTCATCCCCAAACACGACTACACCCGGGAGTTGCTCGGCGCGGTCCCCAAACTGGTGCCGGCCGGGACCTGACCGGCCGGGCCGGGCGGGTCGGGTCAGGTCGAGGCAGGCGGAGGCCCGGTCCGACGGGCCGGAGGGAGGGTGCCAGGCCGGACGGGGCGAGGTCGGGGACGCCCGGTCCGACGGGGAGAGGCGGGAGGGCGCCGGGTCTGCCGGGTCGAGGCCGGCGCTGGTCCGGTCCGACGGGGTGAGGCGGGAAGGCGCCCGGCAGGGATCAGCGGAGCCGGCGGGCCCCGGCTGCCGGAGTGGCGGGGTAGATCTCCGGCGCCGCCCAGCCGCGCTCGCCGTACGCCCGGGTCACCGACTCCCGTACGGCCTCCACCCGGTCGTCGGCCACCAGCGCGATCGCCGACCCGCCGAACCCGCCACCGGTCATCCGCGCCCCCCTGGCCCCGCCCCGGACCGCCGACTCCACGGCCACGTCCAGCTCGGCGCAGGACACCTCGTACTGGTCGCGCAGCGACAGGTGGGAGGCGTTCAGCAGGGCCCCGATCTCCCGCACGGCTCCGGCCCGCAGCAGTCCGATCAACGCCTCGACCCGGTGGTTCTCGGTCACCACGTGCTGGGTGCGCCTGCGCTCGTCGCCGCTGAGCCTGCCGAGGGCGCCCGCCAGGTCGGTGACGTCGCGCAGCGCGTCCACTCCCAGGTGCTTGGCGGCGTTCTCGCAGTCCTGACGGCGCCGGGCGTACTGCCCGTCGGCGAGCTCGTGGTGGACCCCGGTGTTGATGATCAGCAGTTGGAGGCCGTGCTGGGCCAGATCGAACGGGATGGTCCTGGTGCCGAGGCTCCGGCAGTCCATGAACAGGGCCTTCCCCTCCTCCCCGAGGGCCGAGGCGGCCTGGTCCATGATCCCGCACGGCATGCCCACGAAGTCGTTCTCGGCCCGCTGCGCGGCGAGGGCGATCTCCATCTTGGTGAGGCCCAGGCCGTACAGGTCGTTGAGCGCGGTCCCGACCACCACCTCCAGCGCCGCGCTCGACGACAGCCCTGCCCCCTGCGGCACGTCTCCGTCGATCACCAGATCCGCGCCCCTGACCGGGTGGCCCGCCTCGCGGAGCGCCCAGAACACGCCGACGGCGTAGCGCGCCCAGCCCTCGGCCCGGCCGAGGGTCTCGACGGTCTGCGGCTCGCCCGCCTGGAGCGACCGCAGCCGGACGACGTCGTCCTCGCGCGGCGCGACCGCCGCGGTGACTCCCCACGGCACCGCGAACGGCAGCACGAACCCGTCGTTGTAGTCGGTGTGCTCGCCGATGAGGTTGACCCGCCCCGGAGCGTGCCACACCCCCTCGGGCTCCACGCCGAACGACTCACGAAAAGCTTCAATAACGCGCATGATCCAACACTCCTCAACAGCGTCCCCCCGTAGATTAGCGAGTCGGCGGAACACCGGTTCCGCCGTCGAAGGTCACATCTTGAACGCGTACCGCCCGGTGGATGTGCGAACAGGGCCGACCTTTGGTTGAATGCGGCAGTACGGCATGCGCACGAGGGGCGGTAGCTCAGCCGGTTAGAGCAGGGGACTCATAATCCCTGGGTCGCGGGTTCGAGTCCCGCCCGCCCTACCTCTCGTCACCACCCGAAAAGCGCCCTCGACCTGCGTGTTCGCGGTCGGGGGCGCCTTTTTCCGTGTCCGGCTGTCTACGGTCGGCGCCGGTTGTCTGCGGCTCGCTGCGCCGGATACGTGCCGGAGTTTCAGGAAGATCGTCAGACGTCGCCGAGGGCTTCAGAGATCCGGCACCCGGCGGTCGGGGATCACGGGGAGTCCAGCACGGAGTGGCGGTGGTCCTTGGGGGACATCCCGTACGCCCGGCGAAAGGAGCGGCTGAAGTCCGTGGCGTGCGTGAACTCCCATCGGGCTGCGATGTCCTGTATGGAGTGCGCTCGCAAACGGGGGTCGGCGAGGTCCGCGCGGCAGTTCTCCGGCCTGCGCTGCCGAATCCACGCCATCAGGGTGGTCTCCGGCCGCTGGAAGAGCAGGTGCAGGTAACGAACGGAGATGTGGTGATGGGCGGCTATGGCGCGAATGGAGCGTCATGGCGCCGAAATCGTCCGGGGGCCGGAGGAATAGTTCAAGCATCGGGGTTTTTCGAGGGTGAAACGCCTTTCGAACGGGAACGGCAACTTCCCGGGAAAGGCAATGGCCTTCCCGGAAGGCCGGGAAGGCCACGACGTGTCTTGCCAAGGCGCTCTTCCTGGCCGACGGGCCGGCGCTTTTACACGGCCCGTGCCCGCGGTCCACGACGGTCCGCGACGGAAGAGGCGCCGGCGTTTTCCTCGACGCCTCCCCGCGTAGCCGGGGAGGCCTTCACGGACCGGGGTCTCACTCGTTCGTGAGTGCCACTACCACGGGGCGCTACCGCACCAGCGCGAGCCGAAATAGGTGTCCGCCGTGTCGCCATCCGACCCGCCGTCGTTGTCGGCCCACCAGTTCCAGAGGTACCGCCCCGAAACCGCGTCCCATCCGTAGTCGCGGACGTAGTGGTTGCCGGTGTCGTGGGAGTGGCCGCGGGCCTGCGTCTTGGGGTCTCCGCCGGCGCTGTCGTTGATCCAGATCCAGCCCCAGGTGCACCGGGTGTCCGCGTGCGCCGAGGTGGCCCCGCCCGCGACGACCATGGCCCCTGCCAGAGAGACGGCCGCGGCGCCGAGGGCGCTCCATCGCTTGAGGTTTCTTTTCATTTCCTGCCCCTATGCTGAGAAGCCTTTGGAAATTTACGGCGTCAAACCCGTTCGGTGGATCCGACCTGCTCAGTATGGTTGCGGCTGATCACTGGAGTCTTTACCAGAGCCTGTAGTGTTCCTTGACGAGGAGCGCACATGCAGTGACGCGCAATCGTCCGGCCGTCGTCTCGCAATCACCGTACGGAGGATCCGAGGCGTACCTCTCAGCCACTTCGCGAGAGCTACGGCGACGACGAGGGCCTCGGCTGCCTCAACGGCATCATGACCGGCGTCTCCGCCTGTGGTTCACTTCTCACGTCTCCGGAGCTTGCCCGTCGCCAGGTCGAGGTAGTAGACACGTTCGCTCGTGTAGCCGCGGACCAGGAAGGGGCCCTGCTCCGACCAGCCGAGGCCGAGGTCGAGGAAGTCGTCGCCGGGAAACACGGGAACGACGCTGGACACACGCCTGCCGGTCTCCGGGGCGAAGGTCTCGACACGCATCTCATGGCCTCGGATGACCACCAGGCGCCTTCCGTCCGGCCGGAGGTGGTAGGTGTCCTCGGGCGCATCCTTGATCTTCCTGAGGGGGAGGCTCATCCGTGTCTTTCCCCGGTGGTCGAGCACGAGCACCTGAAAGGCCGTCGTGGCCACGATCCCGCTCTCGTTGAGGTCGTGGACCTGTCGAACGCCCGGGATCGACACCGTGGTCCAGGTCGTGGTGTCGGTGATCTGCGTACCGTCCTTGGACAGGACGACATACCTGTTCTGGCCGGCGAACGCGGGCGTGGGCACTTCGGTGTCAGCCAGGCGGCCGGTGAGGTGATGGATGCCCTCGGTGTCTTGGTACACCATGCGGCGATCGCGTCTGTCCAGGTAGATGACGGCCTTCTTGTCGGGGCTGCGCGCGAACGGCGCCCGCTGGGGTGCTCCGCCTTTCCTGATGACGTACGGCGCGGCCTGCGGGAACGGCTCCCCGTTCACCAGCCATGACCGGCAGGGGTCGTCTATCTGGTCGAACCACGGACAGGTGGGCCTCTTGTATTTGTTCACCGTCGTGAACACGGCCATGCGCTCCGGGAACGACTTGGGCATCGAGTATTCGGGCAGTTCGCGCTGTGGTGGCTGCCCGGGAGTGAGCAGTGCGCCCGACAGCACGATCGCGGTTCCCGAGAGGTAGAGGGTCCGTGTCGACCATTGGCGGATGGCCGGCTCGGCCCAGGCCGTGTCATCCGATGCTTCGGGCGCCGGCCGGGCGGTCAGGTTCCGAGCGGCAAGCGGTACGGCCGCCGCCACGACGATCACGATGGCGGCATGGGCCACGCGTGCCGGAGTGGCCCCCTGGTCCGTCAGCAGATGGACGCCTGCCACCACAGCACCGCCCAAACCGAGCAGCCATGCCCCTCGGTAGATCCGCGCGCCGTCGTGAGCACGCGACGCCGGGGCCGGCAGCCGTACGTCGCGGAAGACAGAAACGGCACACCAGCCCAGCACCAGATAGAACGGGTCATCGGTGAAGCAGGCCAGGGGGACGGCGACGGTGAGGATGATCAGCCGCCACCGGCGCAGGCCGGCGAAGTGGTCGATGACCTGGCGGGCGTTGGCCGCTGTGACGGAAAGGTCGGTCAGGGTGGCGAACCTGGTGAGCCGCTCGCCCGTGACCGGTATGGCCGCTGCCAGCATGATGACCACGGCGGCTACCCAGAAGATCATCGGGGGTATCGTCACGAAGTGACACCATATATGGTTCTACATCGTGACTTCGGGCGATATATGGCAGCAATTCGGTGTCGCCACGTGGCGTGTCCAGCATGCGCGATCGCTGTTATCGGTCGTGGTGTCCAGCTGCCTTTCGCTGGTGGTTATCGCTGCGTTTCTGTGGTGGTCAGGGGCGATAACTCCGCATATCCGCTGGGAGGTCGACGATTTCCTCTCCCGAACCGAGGTGGACGAGAATGGCGTCCTGTCCGCCAGCTTGCATATCGAGCTTGAAAACGAGGGGCTGGCCCCCTTCGTCCTCACCGGTATCTCAGCAGAGATACCGGGTCTCCTCCTGCTCCCCGCCGACGGGGCGAAAAAGGAGCATTCCCTGGTCACTGTGGAAAGCGGTGACATGAAGACCCTGGAGACGCGCATCGTCATCACCGACTGCGCGGCGGTGCCACACGAGCCCCAGCCGGTCGGCTTCACCTACAGAACCTGGATGGGCCCCGGGTCGGCGGAGGTGACGTGGGACTCGTGGTGGCTGGAAGGAGCCGAGGGGAGACTTCCGGTCGCCTGGCAGCGAGGTCTCGCCGGCAAGATCTGCAACTACGCGGTGAGCCCGGATTGGCCCTGACAGTCAGCTCATCCGCGGACAACGGCACACCTGAGAGGTTGGGGCGCGTGCGGCCCGTCACGAAGATCGCCAGCGGTTTCGTCTTCGCCTTCGGAGCCCTCCGGTTCAATGGCTTCGACCTGCTGCTCAACCCCGCCGGCTGGCTCCTGTGCGTCTCCGGGCTGTCTCGGCTGCAGCGATCCGCCGACGACCCCTTCAGCCGGGCCAGGTCCTCCGCCATCGTCATGGTCTGCGTCTCGCTCGTCGCCATGGTCGCGCCCGACGCGCATCCGGGCTACCCCCTGATGGCTCTCCCCGTCATGCATGTGATCGGCGTCGCCGACACGGCCGGTGCCCTGATCGCCGTCTGGCTGACCGCCGACGCCGTCATCAGCCGGATCCGTCCCTGCGGAGACATCTCCAGGGCCGCCCTCCTCGACGTGCTGCGCTGGGCCGTGGTCAGCCTGGGAGCGCTCGGCATGCTGGCCGGGTACGGCTACACCGGCCTGGGCCCTGTCCCGCTCATCGCCTGGTTCGCGGCTGTCGTGGCCCTGATCGTCGTGCTCTACCGCTCGGCCCGCCTGCCGTACCTCTCCCCGGTATGGGGGCCCGTGGAGAGTTAGGCATGGGTGATCCCGCCCGTGACCGGGTCGCGGGTGGATCATCGGGTGCCGTCCCCGGACGCCAGCCGGTCGTGGAGGGTCCTGGCGTGCCGGAGGATGCGGCTGGAGCCCTTGCGCGCCGCGAAGGCGGCAAGGGCGGGGATCTGTCCCCGGGCCTCCGACCAGCGGGCGAGGCGGGCCGCCAGGGCGACCAGGTCGGTGTGGGCGACGGTGGGGCGGCTGCCCCGGGCGGGGAGCAGGAAGGGCAACGCCGCGGCGAGAGCTCGCCACATGTGGAGATGGGTTCCGTTCGCTGCCTCGCCTTCCACCGTGTCCACCAGGAGCCGCAGCGTCAACTCACCCCGGAGCACCCGCTGGGCGATTTCCGTACCGAAGTCCTCGGCGGGGAACTCGCCGGCGGCGGCCAGGCTCCGGAGGGCACGGACCGCGGGAGTGGCGTCGTCGTGGGCGAACGGCGGAGGGAAGATCCGGTGCGCGAGCAGGACGGCGACGGCCCGTCCGGCGGGTCCCTCCGCGGCGGCGAGATCGGCCAGGCGCAGCGGACGCATCTCCACGCTCCAGGCGGGCACCGGCTGGTGCGGCAGGAGATGGGCGGCGACCACCTCCCGGTGGGAGGGCAGGACGGCGGCCCACCATTCCATCAGCCCCCCGAGATGCCCGCCGCACACGGGGTTGACGTGCCGGGGCTGGTCGGCGAGCAGCTCGTCGACCAGCGGCAGGCCGGTGGGCGCGGCCTGAACGGTGGAGGTCATCCAGATCCGTGACCCGAGGCCGTCGTCCTCTCCTGACCAGGTCACCAGCACGTCGGGGTCGGGCAGCCCGCCGTCGGCCATCCAGCGGGCAGCCCGGCGGCCCGCCTCCGACCTCAGCGCCGCGGCCCGTACGGCCACCGCCGGGTCGATCCGCCGGGGCAGCCTGAGCAGCGCCTGCTGGAAGTCGGCGGGCAGCGGCGTGGTGCCCGCCGCTTCCAGCGTCTCCAGCCTGGCCACCAGTTCGGCCGGGTCGAGCTGACCGTTGGACAGGCTCGGCGTGGCGAGCAGGAGCGGCGGCAGCGTCCCGGCCCTCAGCGCGGCGAGGATCTCCGCATGGCGGCGCAGGATGAAGCGGTGCAGCGGCGAGACGCGGTCGGACCTCGGCAGCCGGTCGGGCTCCTCGACCGCCACAGGTGGGAGCCCGTGCTCGCGCCGGGCGTGGTTGACGAACGCGGTGCGACGGCTCTCGTGCACCCGTCCGGGGTCGACCAGCTCGGCCGCGAAGGCGATCATCCAGGTGCCGTGCTTCCGCCATTCGTCCGAAGCCAGTTCCTCTCCATGGAGCTCGACGAACGGAGCCAGCTCCGCGCGCAGCGACTCCCGGTCCTGCGCGGCGAGCCGGACGAAGGCGGCCAGGCAGCGTTCGGCCGCTCGCCAGCCCTCGCGCAGATACATGCGGGCCAGCTGCCCGGCAGTGCCGGGCGGGGCGATGACCGGGACCGGCCGGAACGGAGCGGGCAGCGGCCGCGGGACGAACACCTCCTCGGGCTCGGGCTCGGGTTCCGGCTCCTCGACGGGCTCGCCCCCGATGGCCGCGGCCAGCCGGTTGTGCAGGTCGGGCGCCAGCGTGCCCGTGCCGCGGCGAAGGGTCTCGGCGCCGAGCGGGGTGAAGCGCCCGGCGTGCCGGACCGCCAGGCGCACAGCCCGTTCCTGTACGGCTCGCGCCTCGTGGCCGAACGCCAGGGCCAGGGCGGGAGCCAGCTCGTCGGCCCGATGGGGCGCCCGCTGTACGGACTCCTCCAGCCAGCTCAGACCGGCGCGGACCAGCCCGCCCTCGGCGCGGAACAGCAGGCCCTCCAGCGCCTCCACCACGTCTGCCGGGTCGAGGCCGGTCAACCGCCGCAGGTGTTTCAGCGACAGCTCGGCCACCGGTCCCGGCGCGGTGGGCAGGAGCCGCAGGTAGTCGATCGCGTGTGGTTCGATCTCGGCGGGGACGGGTTCGAGCAGCTCGTGGAGGCGGGCGAAGAATCGCAGGTCGGGGCCTTCGCCGCCGAGCAGGAAGCGGCGCCGGCTGCCGTCGAGCAACAGCGTGCGCGGCACCCTGCCCTCGGCCGCGAGCGTGCGGAGAGCGCCGAGCCAGGAGGTCGCGCCGGCCGGGTCGGGCCGCTCGTCCCGCAGCGCCCGGCCGACGCCCTCGGCATCGAAGATCAGCGGCAGCAGACGGTCGAGCAGCGGATCGGCCCGCAGCTCGCTGAGCCGGGCTTCCCGGGACACCCACCCGACCACGAGCGGGTCGTGCGCGGGAGGAGTCACGCCGGTACGGCGGAGCAGGGCGAGCGCCAGCGGCAGGTTCCGATCACTCGGGTTCCGGCGGCGCCGGGGACGGATCCGGAGTGCGAGCCGTACGGCCAGATCGGCCTGCCATTCGGCGGGCCGCGCGGCGATCACCTCAAGCAGCGGCTCGATCCCGCCGGCCGTCGGACCGCCGGCGGAGTCCCAGCCGTCGACGTCCCAGCGATCGAAGTCCCGGCGGTTGATCCAGGTCACCACGGCCGCCGCGCCGCCGATCGTGCCCGCGCCCGCGACCCGCATCGGCTCGATCCAGCCGTCGGTTCCGGGCAGGGTCTCCCAGTCGTCGTCGTGCCACGTCATCGACCACATCTGGTTGAACTGGTGCTCGGAGATCTCCCCGGCGTCGTGCAGCCGTCGCGCCTCCGTCTGCCGGACCCGCCGGACCCGGTCGCGTTCGGCCTCGTGGTCCGCCAGCGTCCGCCGCGCCTTCTCCCGCGCCACCGCCACGTATCCGGGCAGCTCGCGTGCCACCTCCCGCCGTCCGGCGTCGTCGAGCGCGGTCACCGCCTCCACGATCTTGGCCACGTCGCCGGCGTCGACGAGCTCGCGCACCTGGTCCCAGGCGGTCAACCGCACGTGCTTCGGTCCCATGTCGCGGATCTCCAAGATCAGATGTTCGGCCGGGATTGGAGATCTTTACAGAACCCGCCGACATTTCCACGGCCGGAGGTGCCCGGGTGCCAGCCTGTCTGAGGTGTCCGGGGACAAGCGGTCCAGGGCGTGGGTCCCGGTTTCTCGAACCCGGGGGAGTCCGTACGCGGCTGGCCGGGTGACCGTCGCCTTGCGTTAATCAGTCGCCTGGCGTTGATCATGGGGCGTGGCCGAACTCCTCTTCGACCCGGGGGCTCCGGCAGAGCCGAAAATAGATCATGCAACTGATCGTCATCCTGTGGCGTGCCCAGAAGGCTGTTTACCCCGTCCCCGATATGACTGATCGGTTATAATAGGGCGATGAGCTGGGAGATCAGTCTGCATCCCGAGGTGGAAGCGTGGTATCTGGAGATCTGCGTGAGTGATTCCGAGACGGCAGATCTGATCAAGGACGCCATCGACCAACTCGCGGAGGAGGGGCCGACGGCTCGGCGGCCGTTGGTCGACCGGCTGCAGGGGAGCCGCTTTCACAACATGAAGGAGCTGCGGCCTCCCTCATCGGGGAGCAGTGAAATTCGGATCATCTTCGCGTTCGACCCGGCTCGGGAAGCCATCTTCCTGGTGGCCGGCGACAAAGCCGGCAACTGGGAAGGCTGGTACCGCCAGGCGATCCCATTGGCCGACGAACGGTTCGAAGAGCACTTGATCGCGTTGAAGGAGGAGGGGCGATGAGCGGCGGATACTCCAAGTGGACCGACGTCAAGGCGAAGGCGCGGGCGCTCGACCCGCGTTCGGATGCCGAGCGGGCGGTCGGGCAAGAGGCTGCCCGTCAGCGCCGGGAGGCGTACGTGCGCGGCTATCAGCTCGCCGAGATGCGCAAGGCGGCCGGCATCACCCAGGTGGAACTCGCCGAGGCTCTTGGGGTGACGCAGGCGCGAATCTCCAAGATCGAGAACGGCGAGGTGTCCGGCATCGATGTCGTACGTGCCTATGTCACGGCGCTCGGAGGAACGGTTGATCTCGTCGCGACCCTGGGCAATCGAACCTGGAAAGTCGCCTGACAGGGATTGGCCCACCGAACCGATTCCCACGAGTGCTGTGCGAGCGGGGAGGAATCTCAGGTCACTTGCCTGTCCGGGATCTTCGAGGCATCCCACCCCACCGGTTTCGAGTGTTTCCGGATCCCGCTGGCGTCCGCCGACCGGGGCAAGGCGCCCTCCTGGGCATGCTCTCCACGTCGCTTTCGCCACAGCAGCCGCCGGACAACCGCACCGGACCCCGCATCGAGGACGTCCGCTCGCGGGCGGACCGGCCCGGTTATCTTGGGAGAGGTGGATGAGAACCGGGCCCGGCGGGTTGTCGACGCGTTGCGCGAGCGTGGCATAGACGCCCATCTGGCGAGGGTCGGCGTTTACCAGTTCGGGGTGCGGGTGTTGTTGCCCGGCGGGCGTGAGGCGGACTGGGACACCGACGGTACGGCGGGCCTCGAAGCCCTGGTGATGCGCAACGGGATGATGGTCGGTTTCGTGCCCGTGATCGAGGGGTCCGAGGACTTCGACGAGCAGCAGGTCGTCGACGCCATCGCGCGGACCGACTACGACCAGCCCATCGCCCGGCAGCGCACGGTGGCGCCGCCACCGGCCGCGCCCCTGCCCCGTGTGGGCGGGGTCTTCCGTCGCTTCCTCGACGGCTTCCGCTACCGGTGACGGCGGCCTGCGCGCCGCGGATGTGACGCCGGAGGGCCGGGACCGGCGGGCGACAGGGACATCCCCGGGCGGTGAACGCCCGCCGAGGAGCCGGAGCCGAGAAGGTGGAGGAGTTCAACGACCACGGCGTTGGTCTGGACAAGATCGTGTACGGGTTCGGACGGACCGAGGTGGGATCGTGACGGATGAGGTTCCCCGTTCCGGGCCGGAGCGGGGAGGATCGTGTCCGCCGACGGCCTTCCGGCTGCCGCGCGGGGCGACCGGATTCTGGTACGCGGGGGAGCCGCCTCCGAGCGCACCGGATCCGCGCGAGTTCACCCGGATCGTTCACGATGTGGCGCGCCGTACGAATGGCCGGGTCCTGGCCGTTGACCCCGCCGGCGGGAGACGGAGCTTCCACGCCGCCATATTGACCTACCGGGACCGGGGCCGGGAACTGGAGCTCGTGGGGCATGTGCTGCTCCCGCTTCTCGCGCTCGCGCGGCGCAGGATCGAAAGCGACATGGCGCTGTCGTTCCTGGACGATCGGGAAGTCTCGGGGAAGCTCGGAGCGTACGAGCCCTACCGGGTTCCGGGCACGGCCGAGCTGGCCTTGCCGGTAGCCCGCGCTGATCTTTCCGAGCTCGGGGAGGCCGAGATGGATCAGATCCGTTACTGGAGGCCCGAAACGGTGGGCGAGCTGGTATTCAATTTCTGGGACTGATCCTGCTTCCCAAGTGCGTCGAGGATCTGCTGACTCGGGTACGGCGCCGAGTCGCCGGAGGTTGCGTCCACGGAGGTGGTGTACGGGTTCCGCCGGTGGCGGGCGGCGGTAGCGGCTCCCGTTCACCTCCGTTCCGGCCCAGGGCCGTTCCTTTCGTGCGGCGCTGTACCGGGGTGGAAGGTCAAAAGCGCGGCGAGGGGTGGTGGAGTGGCCCAGGGCCGTTCCTTTCGTGCGGCGCTGTACCGGGGTGGAAGGTCAAAAGCGCGGCGAGGGGTGGTGGAGTGGCCCAGGGCCGACCCATCCGCGCGGCGCCGTACGGAGTGCTCCCCGTTGCGCGGGCCGGGGAGGGGGCGGTGCGGGGTTTTTCCTTGATCTGTTGGGATTGGCGGTCCATGGCGCCGCCAATCCCAACAGATCAAGGAAAAAGCCTGATCACTGCCGCTCCTGGGGCTCTTCGGCGTCCGCCCTGCCTCGCCCGATCCACCACCGCCCCCTCGCCAGGCCTTCCCACCCGCCCATCGACCGGCTCCTCCTGAGCACCGCCCCCGGACCACGAGACTCCGGCCCGCACGGAAGAAGCGGCCCTGGGCCACCCCACCCACCCCTCGCCGCGCTTTTGACCTTCCACCACGTACGGCGCCGCGCCGTTTGACGGCGAACGACCCCCACCCCCGGTCTCGGTCCCGACCTCCGGCCCAGCCCCGGCATCCCTCCGGCCCAGCCCCATCGAAATCGAGTTGATCTCGTCGGTAGGGTAGGCACAAGATCGGTCCTGATATGAGCCGGTTTCGCATGGGGTCCGTAGTGCAGTTGGTCGTCACGCCGCCCTTCAAGGCGGAGGACGCCGGTTCGAATCCGGCCGGACCCCATTTCTCGCCGGGGTCTGTAGCGCAGTCGGCCGTCGCGCCTCTTTGGCAAAGAGGAGGACGCTGGTTCGAATCCAGCCGGGCCCACCCGAGGGAGGATGACGTGGACGGGGAGAGCGTCTCGGCGGTTTTGCGCGCGCTCGGCGAGACTCGCCTGCTCCCGCTGGATGATCCGGCCCGCCTCCGGATCGAGCACGTGGCGCTCGCCCTGATCCGTGACGGGCGGCAGCGCCGCAAGCGGGACCGTAGACGTGCT comes from Streptosporangium roseum DSM 43021 and encodes:
- a CDS encoding dipeptide ABC transporter ATP-binding protein, coding for MGLIEVEDLRVAFPRSGVEAVRGVSLSIEAGECVAIVGESGSGKSVTARTLVGLTGPGATVTATRFTVKGKDALRFGARDWRRLRGRFAGLVLQDALVSLDPLRTVGDEIAEVLSTHDVVPRANRGTKVIELLDAVGVPEPGVRARQYAHQLSGGLRQRALIASAIAADPPLIIADEPTTALDVTVQAQILRLLAARKAAGTALLMISHDLAVVSSIADRVLVMKDGVVVEEGPTDRVLSEPGHDYTKLLLAAVPSAASRGTRLSAVAAGGVSLRTPLPERRVDHSSPVVQVSGLSAAYGSRRVVDDVSFEVYPGETVGIVGESGSGKTTVARLVLGLLAPISGEVRLNGAPWSGIAERRRRPHRAGIQVISQNPLDSFDPRYTVGRLVAEPLGGSSRDRRTRVAELLERVGLPADIAGRHPRRLSGGQRQRVAIARALAPRPDVLVCDEPVSALDVSIQAQVLDLLAEIQAADGTALLFISHDLGVVHHISDRVLVMRKGRVVEEGHVDEVFFIPKHDYTRELLGAVPKLVPAGT
- a CDS encoding helix-turn-helix domain-containing protein; this encodes MRAIAAHHHISVRYLHLLFQRPETTLMAWIRQRRPENCRADLADPRLRAHSIQDIAARWEFTHATDFSRSFRRAYGMSPKDHRHSVLDSP
- a CDS encoding type II toxin-antitoxin system RelE/ParE family toxin translates to MSWEISLHPEVEAWYLEICVSDSETADLIKDAIDQLAEEGPTARRPLVDRLQGSRFHNMKELRPPSSGSSEIRIIFAFDPAREAIFLVAGDKAGNWEGWYRQAIPLADERFEEHLIALKEEGR
- the galK gene encoding galactokinase translates to MRVIEAFRESFGVEPEGVWHAPGRVNLIGEHTDYNDGFVLPFAVPWGVTAAVAPREDDVVRLRSLQAGEPQTVETLGRAEGWARYAVGVFWALREAGHPVRGADLVIDGDVPQGAGLSSSAALEVVVGTALNDLYGLGLTKMEIALAAQRAENDFVGMPCGIMDQAASALGEEGKALFMDCRSLGTRTIPFDLAQHGLQLLIINTGVHHELADGQYARRRQDCENAAKHLGVDALRDVTDLAGALGRLSGDERRRTQHVVTENHRVEALIGLLRAGAVREIGALLNASHLSLRDQYEVSCAELDVAVESAVRGGARGARMTGGGFGGSAIALVADDRVEAVRESVTRAYGERGWAAPEIYPATPAAGARRLR
- a CDS encoding DUF6493 family protein produces the protein MGPKHVRLTAWDQVRELVDAGDVAKIVEAVTALDDAGRREVARELPGYVAVAREKARRTLADHEAERDRVRRVRQTEARRLHDAGEISEHQFNQMWSMTWHDDDWETLPGTDGWIEPMRVAGAGTIGGAAAVVTWINRRDFDRWDVDGWDSAGGPTAGGIEPLLEVIAARPAEWQADLAVRLALRIRPRRRRNPSDRNLPLALALLRRTGVTPPAHDPLVVGWVSREARLSELRADPLLDRLLPLIFDAEGVGRALRDERPDPAGATSWLGALRTLAAEGRVPRTLLLDGSRRRFLLGGEGPDLRFFARLHELLEPVPAEIEPHAIDYLRLLPTAPGPVAELSLKHLRRLTGLDPADVVEALEGLLFRAEGGLVRAGLSWLEESVQRAPHRADELAPALALAFGHEARAVQERAVRLAVRHAGRFTPLGAETLRRGTGTLAPDLHNRLAAAIGGEPVEEPEPEPEPEEVFVPRPLPAPFRPVPVIAPPGTAGQLARMYLREGWRAAERCLAAFVRLAAQDRESLRAELAPFVELHGEELASDEWRKHGTWMIAFAAELVDPGRVHESRRTAFVNHARREHGLPPVAVEEPDRLPRSDRVSPLHRFILRRHAEILAALRAGTLPPLLLATPSLSNGQLDPAELVARLETLEAAGTTPLPADFQQALLRLPRRIDPAVAVRAAALRSEAGRRAARWMADGGLPDPDVLVTWSGEDDGLGSRIWMTSTVQAAPTGLPLVDELLADQPRHVNPVCGGHLGGLMEWWAAVLPSHREVVAAHLLPHQPVPAWSVEMRPLRLADLAAAEGPAGRAVAVLLAHRIFPPPFAHDDATPAVRALRSLAAAGEFPAEDFGTEIAQRVLRGELTLRLLVDTVEGEAANGTHLHMWRALAAALPFLLPARGSRPTVAHTDLVALAARLARWSEARGQIPALAAFAARKGSSRILRHARTLHDRLASGDGTR